Part of the Nicotiana sylvestris chromosome 2, ASM39365v2, whole genome shotgun sequence genome, TAGAgtttgatgaagacatgataGTACGAGGAAGAAACAAACAGAGATTCAAGAAATGAATATTTTGAGAACTTTATGTGataaagacaaagaagaaaactatatttatactgtgaagcaaccgtcaaaggaaaaaGTGCAATGATGGAAAAGTTGTAATGAGAACTGACGCTTCATGGTTAGTGAAGACGTGAAAAAGCCCTAAAAAGTGTTGCAAAGTTGCAGAACCAGTAAAAGGGGTGCCACGCGTGAAGAGCATTatggaagtgacaaatgaacCGTTGATTCTGCTATAGCATTAATGGTAACAAAAGTTCCCGTTTTAATGaattccacttcccaaatattcaattgatgaataaatggcaagtggggggggGGCTATTGTGAGACCCCATGtgtttttttctcttctcttacgTAATATACGTAACGTGGCATGATTATATTAGGTATATATGATTGGGTATAGCACATTGGGAGAATAAGACTAAAAATGTGTGGTAATATCAAGGAACTAACTAAAGTTTTAGGTCAAAGGAATCCTTTAAACAAAGGTTCGTGGTTAAAGAAATGGCTTGGATAGCAACCCGCGCGTTCGGAAGGTTTAAGTTAACTTGCACCTGTGGGATAAGACTAAGAGTGTATAATATGCTAAGAATAGTGTGTTATGAGGTATTATAATATCACACAGGTCACATGTTAAGTTTGGGAGTCAAGCAAGTTGCGAAATAAAGGTCGGCAAAGGTTATCGTAAATTTctctaataatttttttaaactttGGGTCAAATGTATCAGATCATTTATCCAAATATATAATGAGTTATTGGacccacaacctatcaaattgaaggtctacaagTCTAGTTCGCAACAAAAAAAATCTCACATCAAACGGACATTGGAGTAAAGTGTTATGACTGTTTTACCCCGGACTGTCCAGGCTGAAACCGGGTCGCGAACCGAGTCGGGTCAAACAAGTGGTATAAGTCGGCAAATCCGACTTGTAAGACCCCAAAACATTTTATTTTCGTCCCAAAACCGTGAGGGAGCTGAATAGAGGGTTCCatggtgttcttgagtgattaaggTACGTTTTTAACGATTTCTACCGTTAAAGTTTGTCCCCGTGCCTAGAAACTCAATCTCTATGCTTTGCAATCATTTCCTCCTTCTATTAGCTGTGTTTGGAGCTATTTTTGGAAGATAGGAATTTGTTGTTCTTGctggttcttcagactttataCTTGATTTTCCAAGGTAAACATCCTGGGACTCTTATATGATTATTTTTACAAAGTTCTACGGACGTTTCGTCAAGTTGGGGCCATATGGCAAATCTGCCGATTTAAACTCAATTATGAACGGTTTATAAGTGCGTATAAGCTGCATATATATAGTGTTTGCGAAGCTTAGGATGTAAGGAACAACTTTCGTGAAGGAACTACATGCATTCAGACATTCGTTGggaaggtatgttaaggctaagctctgtcctTCCTTTTTTGCACGAATTCTTGGAAATTCCTAAGATGTCAAATgtgatattttactattctattgctagaaagaccttctgtgaaaggcattgggatcgtAGTTGAAGTATTTTCATGATGCTATTAGGTTGATATTCCACTCGTTCGGTTAATTAGGGTATTCGACATATATATATGGCATTTTGTTGGTTTTCTTATCCATATGTCTatatatatgaattcttattcgtcTTTGGGTTGGGTGACTAAACAAAATAAAGGCATGTAGTATTTACGATCAGTCCTTCTTCCTTATTAAAGCATATTTTAAAATCTCTAAAGTGACACATCGATttccaaaaatctcaaatataaattttacgtTAAACTATTAAAACACTTGATTTTTGATATACTTTCCTTTACTAATTATCAAGAAATCAGGTATAAGGACTAAGTGAAGCACCTTAAGCTTTTTATGAACATCTTTAGAGTTAAGTTATCTTCTAAAAGTCGAGTTAAGTTTTCAagcttatttattcaaagaaaacATATGAATTTCCACGAGACAATTGTATGCGATACGAAGGTGATTATGAGATCATGAGGATAAGAGTACTTATGAGCCAAGATTGACTAAGTTcttgttatggcctattatgtgcatTCAAAGTTCATATCATACATTGCATAATATGCATGGATttcgagctataatcggaggtaaggggcctatttacccaaaaaactatatatattgtacagATGGCCACAGGTTGGCCAATATGATACCGGTTAGCTATCGGGAGAGACCGCCATTGCTAGCATTTGGTTGGGTATGTCATGTATTTGtatcaatatatatgtattcatGACATACGCTTACACGAGCATACCATGCATAATTGATTACTATGAGGTCGGATGTCGGTCATGGAGGCTATAAGAGTTTCAGTGTTAGGTGGTTtcactattattttttttacatcagctatgtatgattctactttctgccttacataccggtacatttttattcgtactgatgtcccgttgcctggggacgctgcatttttGTTTCGTGCGTGCAGGTCCAGGTAGGGACTCTGATCGACTCCTCCGCTAAGATTTTGGGGTTCAGCTatgagttggtaagctccacctctTCCTGGAGCTTTCATAGGATGGTTACTTTTATGTATAGTTTGGGTATAGTTAGGGCCTTGTACCGACAATGCTtatgacactcttagaggctattgTGGATTCAGTATTCTGGGTTTCTTTTTGTAGCTTTTAGTCTCCAACCCATGggcttggcatgtatatatatgtgtgtaggcatgtatgtctccaatcgcggcctcgtcggccagctagtactttattattttggctcgtCTACCTTTGTTTATATGGCTTATTGTTATTCAGGTCATGACCTTAATGGTCCAGGCTTCGTATTTCAGATGTTGTGTTGCCCAATCTGTTGGGGCTCCAGTTTAGTTAGCTAGTATGTTTAGTGGCTAACTCGATCGAATACAGTATCGAGTGCCAGTCGTGCCTCCcctagtttggggcgtgacaaacttggtatcagagcaggtcgtgTCTCAGGGAGTccacaagccgtgtctagtagagttttgcTTATGGGTgtattgtgcaccacacttataatcaggaggctatgaGGCATTTAGGAATGGTTATGTTTCTTTCAATCAATAGATCGTGCTATAGAGCGAAGTTATAAGAACATATGAAATCTAAATCGTGCTTTGTGTGTCTTATCTTACTAGCTACCTACGCTTAGGAGATGGCACATCGAGAGATAGGTATGAATCCGAGGGAAGGTACCAGTCGTTCCCCATCGGGTCAAAGGGATAGATTTCCCTTAGAGGCACACAGTGAGTCTCCAGTACCCCTAGTTTCAGCTTCCCCAGCACTTGTTGGAGCCCAGGGAGATGCAGTAGCCCCAGCCTCACCAGTGATATTAGTACTTGAGGCAGCTAGAGACACATGACCTCTAGCACCTGTTGTTCCGCCATCAGAGACTGGGGAGCAGGGGATGAGGGAGGCAGTTTAGTTGCTGACTAGGATGGTTTCTATTCATGAGCGACAGCTAGAGTCAGGAGCAGATGCCCGAAGAGATCGGACAGGAAGCTCGACGGTACGAGAGTTTCTTTACTTGTCCCCTCCATTATTTACAAGATCCAGTTCCACTGAAGATCCCCAAGACTTTATAGACCAAATGTATAGAGTATTGAGGATAATGCATGCCTCCGTCACCGAGGCTATGGAGTTGGCTTCTTTTTGACTACGTGATGTAGCCGTCCTATGGTATGAGGCATGTGAGAGATCTAGAGGACCTGATGCTCTGCCAGCAGAGTGGGAGGACTTCTCTGAGGCTTTTTTCGTCCATTATTTTCCACGGGAGGTTCGGGAGGCCCGTCTTGACCAGTTTCTTAGCCTGAAGCATGGGGATATGAGTGTGAGGGATTATAGCCATAAGTTTAATTCTTTGGCGAGGTATGCACCAGATATTGTACGTACCATGAGGGCTAGAGGTCATCATAATGTGGATGGTTTGGGGGGTCATCTGATTAGAGACTGTAGGGTAGCATCCCTATTGGATGATGTAGATATTTCCCGCATACAAGTTTTTGCTCAGACTACAGAGGACCTTTCCCGTCGGATTCGTGATACTCGTAGGGATAGGGAGCAGAGTAAGAGGGATCGTACTATGGGGTCTTATAGGGAGACACGGGGTGATTTCAAGCCCCCACTCCATCGATATCCACCTCGATCAGCAGGTAGTTTCCCACCATAGATGCAGGGCCAGCAGTTTGGTCGTTATATTCAGTCAGGATCGGGGTAGAGCTCAGGCCAGCCTGAGAGCCGTTAACAGGAGCGTTCCGCACAAATGAGACAGCCTATTCCTCCATGTACTCAGTGCGGTAAGCTGCACACCGGGCAGTGTAGACAAGGTTCGAGTGCATGTTATCATTATGGGCAGATAGGACATTTTATTATACGGTGCCCGAGGTTAGGCAGAGGTGTACTAGCTCAGCCTTCAGGATCCACATCAGCCTCTTCGCCCTCAGTCCGTACTCCCCGACCAGGTCCACAGTCTACTCAGGGACGTGGTAGGGGGAGAGGTGGAGGATACACCTCAGGTTCTAGTGGTGGCCAGAACTACTTTATGCACTCATAGGCCGACAGGATTCAGAGGCATCCCCAGATGTTGTCACAGGTATATTGACAATACATTCTCATGCCATTTATGCATTTATAGATCCCggctctacattttcatatattaCTCCATTTATTGCTGGTAAGCTTGACATGAGATCTGAGTTGTTGCCACAGCCAATTGAGGTGTCTACGCCAGTTGGCGACTCTATTGTTGTTAATCATGTCTATCGAGGTTGTACAGTGTTAATTAATGACCGTCCAACTTCTGTTGATTTAGTGAAATTGGTTATGCTAGACTCCGATGTCATTATGGGTATAGATTGGATGGCAGCTTGTTATGCTAATATTGATTGTCGTGCAAAGTTGGTCCGATTTCATTTTCCGGGTGAGCCTGGCCTTGAATGGAAAAGTAATGCAGCCACGCCCAAAGGTAAGTTTATTTCATACCTTAGGGCTCGGAAGTTTATTGCTAAAGGCTGTATATACCATCTGGTTCATGTCCGGgatatagataaggagccagcgaCTCTTCAATCGGTTCCTATGGTGAATGAATTCCCGACGgtatttgtaagcacgtgatttttgctttacggacaatcgctccaaaagaaaataaaaatagtgacaaatggtttcgctgtacaattttttcgATCTATCCGTGACATgtgtttgtgggtctgtccattttgcatctagtcattatcaaacgaaaataaaaaaaaaatatatatatatatataaagtatatgtgtcgttaaaagaaaattcaaaaatatgaatatatgtgcgtcgttcgttctaggttgtgatttaacttacttaactattttgtgataattatgtggaaatgtcacagtgttgttgattttaatttcactatttttattattattaaaagaaaaaaaaagaaaaaaaaagagaaaaaaaaagaaaagtaaaagagtgagggaaaaccggtttgggcccaaaagaaatgaaataaaacaggcccaaaccagcactctgatccagtccaaaacaggcctgcccaaacacggactcaaacgacgccgtatcggcatccctaccaaagccgttgatctgattcaaacgaacggtccagatcaggctgttcaactcgcctcaacgacgtcgtttcaggcaagatgatctaagccgtccaaccccattgatccaacggatccaggccctcctctaaacccgtcaacatggcccgatccatgccctttacccggtctcacccaccatcacgcccaaacgacaccgtctttcctaagtggatggatcctggccatagatctcacttgatccaacggccaggatctaaatcctcaatacatatataagttctccattacaccccacgccccccaaaccaaaccccaccttccCCACTGTACACCCTCGTCCTAAACACAgccccttctcatcctcgaaccctagcatgccgccccagtatccctcgccattaaaaccggcggcatggacgccggtggccacctcctgaacaccctaggaccacctcactgtcctgaacacaaatccactaaccacgagcctcgaatcacttccgttcgtctcgaatcttcatttgaagatttgagtcgaacccggatctatgccaaaccatcccatcttcataccagacactcccctgactttcctcgtgaccaaaccaagcttggtttggtccgaatctacccacaactccctaaaaatcagatctggaaatccagactttagaacacatgcacctggggaatccggccggtttggacatgggtttgaggtctaatagaccttaatcaaggtgttctcatgtgagaacaccctgattaaagtttgttcggcctcaaaagttcgaagatgaatcagatttgggtctgttttgatttaaacattttcggtaagttttcctttcttttgtgttagttttgattaagtggtcagcatgcttcattgtgtttgtttgttattttttttttttcattcggatttctttcatctctgtaaagaccttttatttggtcgattgtgttctgtgtatgattctgaatgtactcGATGATAAACATgataactcatataggccccagtaattgaacaaaaaattgtctgatgccctttagatccctaaatgtattgtttatgtgagcgactgattattacctgttataattagtatagtcgactcgataaatgtcgtcgattagtttgctataactaatgaatcgaatgagctagtatTTTCACGTAACTAATTGAACTCGGACACTGACTGAATGTcccagtaatgtttgaaatggtttgttggcattataaaaatgactaaaagggttcagtctaggcagtcctgaatttgaactctcatcagttcaaaaatgccctgatgctgcaataggcagggcagtaataatccagggttaacaagggcattctggggtgttgaaaaagacagaaaagattagtataaatgggctgacaagtagggtactaatttaggattaaactaataccaatggggaacaagacacaagggtatggggcttaaaatgaataaacaaatgagcccataattctggattaaacaaaaaccaggcgtggggaataaagggggctgacaccaaaagatgctgaggcatgggctttaaagagtatgggcaggctgcaagttgcagcaaaaagggcagcttaactgcactggtttttggcttataaagaagccatttgagaacttaaacgaGGCTAGAGTTTGGAGTctgaggctggacttttagtcttcagaaaagagaaaacaaaaggctggaatttttggtttaaaagctgaaacttttagtctgaaggaaggttttactgagtttaaagaaagctgaaaaacataagttggtttccaaatagattataaccaaacaccatctgaaagttgaataagaattcatattggtcaagctgccttggccaagttctgtcatctgcactgactgagctgtttgttggttgctgaactgttgttatttgctgcatcgaacttcttttacttctggtgttcattactcttcgtctggaattactggtttggcattcgactatttgctggtttcttttgttctgggaactattgttggttgttcgcggactgtggaaaacacttggtttagttggttgattgttgtgttgttgctgtgtgtctgccgctgctgtattcactgcatattgcctagctgatcattcctttcttctttgtcctccttaccaggtacacaatcgataccactaatgtaactgagagtttgaacatgaatgcaaaagagaggacctgcagattgtttttatatacacgtggactgttgtgttaaatgtcatgtagtatatagtagttacattttcgtttggataatagaagtagcctacatgcttagtgtatcaatgtaggttaatgaatgctagtcatgtatgtgtgctgttaggtgaaaaacattcccagtgtaataagttgtatttttagacttagtctgagggtgtaatatattctctaatgtaaggccaaataggaaaactatccactttagttaaagttctttctccttttgccagattgtcccatataaattgataaactcatttcacagaacaaagaatcagttctaggcctcaatctcatgaaggccgagcccaaatcgaaacaaatcagttaggcccatatcgaaaaacaggggcccaagtctggccatctcgcatgagctaggtttgggcccataattttcgactagttgtccataatcgcagtcacgttttattattctgtaaaagcattttaaatcctgttataagtaagctcgcaatcatgtaatcgattagggctatttactgctttcaattagtagagacaaacaccacaagaaacgtagttgctataggatatccttttaaaataaggacgagacgagcctcgatgaaaataaacaaaacgcgcaggtgcggggccctcgttaaatgtatattattgaagcatttagtttccaggacgggttgcttagcaaatctcacaaccctcctaaaataacaacacgttagtctttttaggatacgctttaataaaccttaccttcttaaactcgggtgcacatttatgtgacccaaatccaaatctcgacggattcgaaatgtatttctaatcacgggtacattgattgtgacgtgatccgagaggcatatccatgacgtcgcgaattccttttaaaagtagaacgagacgagcctcgtcaaataaaatagactcagcggcggggccctctaactgtatatacattacaacacttagaattcgggacatgccgtttagcaaattttacggccttccccaaaacaaccatacgttagttgttttaggcgcgtcttaaataatttatttttcttaaatcgggtgcacatttatgtgacccaaatccaaatctcaaccgagtcaaggtatgtcaataatcacgggtgcattgatgtaacgtggttcgagatatgttttcacgacgttgcaagtcctataaaaataacagtgaatgataaaagcggtttaaaagataaaattggcacataagttcatgcttgtataaaatcagataatcaagccgaatataacaattgagcgaccgtgctagaaccacggaactcgggaatgcctaacaccttctcccgggctaacagaattccttatccggatttctggtacgcagactgtaatatagagtcattcttttcctcgattcgggattaaaattggtgacttgggacaccttaaatctcccaagtggcgactctgaaataaataaaccaatcccgtttcgattgtcctttaattggaaaaaactcccttgcgcctctcgggtgcggaaaaaggaggtgtgacagctctggcgactctgctggggacgtgTAACCcggaaccactggttcagggttaagaattcgagcttaaaataattgttattatttggctttatttattatctggttttttacgtgtttgagcctaatgtgctaaatgctgcttttactgctttgatattatttggactgtatatataaactgtgccgaaacccttctcttctctcttgaggagcgcacgctggtcgtggcttctttctgttagtgtcatatgccaaaatagaacgaggattcggaggagttgcaaaatcggatggccttttggttaccggtacacagctcccatcctcggctcgagttgtccgctcgggtaagccaggtctagaacaaacacctaggctttacagcttagcataacatagcttcatgccggatccctagtaggaacgcttatttgcatcatgtgcatttgacttaggggactcagcacaggggctgggtccgtctaggacaggcaacctgagaataaaggccatcctgctacatcctgtttgccttatgcatttacttgtttcaaggcttgcatgctgaccggttctgaatatcgggaatgtttggaaaGGGAATaggaataacggttaaggggttacttatttattcttgaaagtcacaaaaatggtcaaagctctgccagaattttgaaaaaaaaatgtgtgtcttattaatttgttttaaaaaaaaaaaaaaaaaagaaaaaagaaaaaaggagtctttgattcatttttaagagaaagatagggtgtccccaaaattcgatttatgcccgaactacgtcagtttgattctcgcatggtgcgggatacgtaggcaacccccatcgggctcaacttgttctttcaaaatagaggtacaaaccaaataacgaaagttttaaggtaacatcgtacttttcagaaacaaccaaaatttcgtttttctagaaaatagtgtgtcgatttgtgtatttgagtctaatgagtctggatcttcgcttaatcaccccaataaacatgcagaatgagcatgagtccaagtttgccgatgacagttagaagcaaaattcccctggaggtgcgattatggtgggaggatttggaaaggccagagcaagacaaggtcaaactgcacctggggggtttggttgatttgttgaaagtcaggcctcggtgcgacatcataaaggctttggttacattctgggatccggcccacaacgtgttccgtttctcagattttgaactcaccccaaccttagaggaaatggcgggttacatggacgtcactgaaggtttgagacacaaatacctgatcgctccaagggctgtgaattcacacaaattcatggatctgttgaagataagcaaaggagtcccatacgctgaactggataaaggtttttctaccctacaattcatataccagaggtacgggagcatagaaggattcaatgatccagaaagtggtgtttgcagcaggggaaatctggtaaaatggaatgagcataggcggttcgcttttatggtggcatttttgggccttgtggtgtttccccgaaaagatagaaatatcgacctaaaggtggctggaatcgtcagaatcctgattaccaacgataaaagcatccttgctcccatgataatgtcagaaatataccgagccctcacggcttgtaaggctggagcagacttcttcgaagggtgcaacttgttgttacagatgtggatgatcgaacacttgtgtcaccaccctcagtatatgcgctacatgtctacaaatgggggctgcatcgagggttatagcctaagggtttcaggtttccgatcaccgggagggtttgaagaatggatatcctatctccggatcatcaccgcagaccaaataaactggactttgggttggctttctgtggaagaaatcatatacatgcccgccactggtcctcacttcctcttgatgggactcaggggtattcaaccttatgccccttacagggtaatgaggcagttgggaagatgtcaagtactacacccggacgaagatctcagcacttatgcagtcgaggtcagcagtgacggccaatttcctgaaaagacagttcgttgcatatggagtgaatgccagtacttaacggcgaatacccgagtaaatgatttgtctaggggtgaagtctcgccggcctatatcacttggcagaacaagaagaacatcgtaaaacggccaaccaaacggcctcacctccgaaattttgttgagtcatcgcaagaacaatgggactggctcgcaaaagaggaaggttacctggttgaaattaggaagctgaagcgacaaatggaaaggatggtattcgaaaacaacgtacaagtcgcccaagagcaggctgaaaaagacaagttagcccaagaaaaccaaaccctgaaggcccggcttcgccaagccagtaagaataacatcgaccgacagaggcgttgctccgacgaaagattgatagccagtttgagaaatcaggtcatccagaagCCAGGTAGAATTAGACctatcagaggcttgcatagcaaggatgagggccaaatgggcagaaggtacaatggcccggagaaagcgcctacagcaagtcatgaggaattgtgaactgagcgtcaaagcagcaaaggaaacaaattccgctttgcaagagcggatcttcaagcaaacgcaagatgcccaggccgaccggagacgctattacaatgcaatgacaaggatggaaaggcaaatagatatattccaggatcagctcgccgccaatgcacaaacgctagggttaaagagccgacagataaggcaattgttcgcagaaagggacaacattcgggcaagaattgacgaagtcgggcattacatctacctaaaatgtttggcatgcgagcagacacctcgggaaaacctcattgcttccatcatgggctgcgtccatcggattatgaacgagttgaagggcttgcaaagagaccttacacctagggccgcgaaagggccgaaagatgcctcgtgggtccctaagttggaaaattagttgttgatcgagtcctggttgttttgtttgttgtttccccaatgttgttttcttttcctcaaaccaagtttaaaaccctggagtctgtactgttgctattttgtttgaagtaatgtgtaatagcaaattttgataatgaaattaagtgactccggaagaatttctatgtgtctttactttaaggcagaactacgcctggtctgattcacgcggggacgtgatacgtaggcaatccccataagattcgaccgcttttaataaataaaaataaaaatacaaaataaaacacagggtttcccaaagtactttaaaaagggatgaatgagcaaaccgggatgacgtatgttgtttgaggcaaagcatgtagaaacgattaactgcctaggtgcattgcatcctctatgtgttatgatcaaatctgttaagctctaacactaacaaagtttgttgttgtctgataccagacagttagttgttaaagaattctggcaacacattcataccaaaccagatccaaaggaccggtagcaacaagcatgactacttcagagaatagtaatgaggaagaaaggccgatgagccagttgctaaaagaggcaatggaaaagattgaaaggatgggactagagatgcatgcaatgcagctagccctagccaaaacacaaaagagtcctgaaacactgg contains:
- the LOC138885239 gene encoding uncharacterized protein, whose amino-acid sequence is MAHREIGMNPREGTSRSPSGQRDRFPLEAHTVLWYEACERSRGPDALPAEWEDFSEAFFVHYFPREVREARLDQFLSLKHGDMSVRDYSHKFNSLARYAPDIVRTMRARGHHNVDGLGGHLIRDCRVASLLDDVDISRIQVFAQTTEDLSRRIRDTRRDREQSKRDRTMGSYRETRGDFKPPLHRYPPRSADPGSTFSYITPFIAGKLDMRSELLPQPIEVSTPVGDSIVVNHVYRGCTVLINDRPTSVDLVKLVMLDSDVIMGIDWMAACYANIDCRAKLVRFHFPGEPGLEWKSNAATPKDKEPATLQSVPMVNEFPTVFVST